In one Paenibacillus sp. JQZ6Y-1 genomic region, the following are encoded:
- a CDS encoding SDR family NAD(P)-dependent oxidoreductase — protein sequence MTQKLQQTVALVTGASSGIGEATAKTLAAQGASVALVARRRDRLEKLASEIEAAGGKALVIEADITEQKQAEQAVQQAVEHYGRLDTVVNNAGVMLLGPAQDAPLEEWERMVSININGLLYVSHAALPHLVKAAASSERNVADLVNISSVAGRKTMAGGAVYNLTKFGVAAFTDALRQETAGQSVRVSAVEPGAVATELSNHMRDEVREQSMKAFSDIETLEAQDIAEAIEYIVTRPRRVAVNEVLIRPTDQAL from the coding sequence ATGACACAAAAATTACAGCAAACTGTAGCACTCGTTACTGGAGCAAGCAGTGGTATTGGCGAAGCGACAGCGAAGACTCTTGCCGCGCAAGGCGCATCTGTAGCTCTGGTGGCTCGTCGTCGGGATCGTTTGGAAAAGCTGGCTTCTGAGATTGAAGCCGCAGGCGGTAAGGCGCTGGTGATTGAAGCGGACATTACCGAACAGAAGCAGGCAGAGCAAGCGGTACAGCAAGCTGTAGAGCATTATGGTCGGCTGGATACAGTAGTCAACAATGCGGGAGTGATGCTGCTTGGACCAGCACAGGACGCACCGCTGGAGGAATGGGAGCGTATGGTGTCGATCAATATTAACGGGCTGCTGTATGTATCTCATGCTGCACTGCCGCATTTGGTAAAAGCAGCCGCTTCCTCAGAGCGTAATGTTGCCGACTTGGTCAATATTAGCTCCGTTGCTGGACGTAAAACGATGGCAGGCGGCGCTGTTTACAATCTAACCAAATTTGGTGTCGCTGCCTTTACCGATGCGCTTCGCCAGGAAACAGCTGGACAAAGTGTACGTGTGTCTGCTGTCGAGCCGGGTGCGGTAGCTACGGAATTGAGCAATCATATGCGCGATGAAGTACGTGAACAGAGTATGAAAGCATTCAGCGATATAGAGACGCTGGAAGCGCAGGATATTGCAGAGGCGATTGAATATATCGTTACTCGTCCACGCCGTGTCGCAGTGAATGAGGTACTGATCCGACCTACAGATCAAGCGTTGTAA
- a CDS encoding MFS transporter: protein MRNVLPHQVIADSRFHRFHLLVFVWCFFAIGFDGFDIATYGIGLPLMMQDYGLTPVAAGAIGSYTLVGMMIGAFVLSALSDVIGRKKVLAICMLLFSVFSLLAGLAPNAQVFTVMRFIAGIGMGGLMPAVISLMTEYSPKKNRALTVAIMYCGYSIGSIAASLVGMYLMEHLGWRFLYWLGIIPLFTLPFFWKQFPESLSYHIVRKQGAAVAGILNQIHPQGNYTAQDDFEYEAVQKRAEGAPVKKLFIHNRALSTFAFWVAVFSCLLMIYGLNTWLPKIMQGSGYGITSSLSFVLVLAVGQIGGSLLGGYLVEKVGHRTVLVTYFLLGSICFVCLSLTSNTALLYILIALGGACTVGTQNLINPYISEFYPREIRATGVGVSVGVGRIGAILAPVLIGLLLATNIAPQKAFMFFAIPCLLGSVAFLLVQERYGNFDKPRSERSSLANQAKLAESQA, encoded by the coding sequence ATGCGCAACGTACTACCTCATCAGGTGATCGCAGATAGCCGATTTCATCGATTTCATTTGCTCGTCTTTGTATGGTGCTTTTTTGCGATAGGATTTGACGGATTCGATATTGCTACTTACGGCATTGGCTTGCCGTTAATGATGCAGGATTACGGTTTGACGCCCGTAGCAGCAGGTGCTATCGGTAGTTATACACTAGTCGGGATGATGATAGGCGCATTTGTATTGAGCGCATTGTCCGATGTGATCGGTCGCAAAAAAGTTCTCGCGATCTGTATGTTACTATTCAGCGTCTTCTCCCTACTTGCAGGGCTTGCTCCCAATGCACAGGTGTTTACAGTCATGCGCTTTATCGCAGGGATTGGTATGGGCGGCTTGATGCCTGCCGTTATCTCACTCATGACCGAATATTCACCGAAGAAAAATCGGGCGCTAACTGTAGCGATTATGTATTGCGGATATTCGATCGGTAGTATTGCTGCTTCACTGGTCGGCATGTATCTAATGGAGCATCTGGGCTGGCGCTTTCTGTACTGGCTTGGAATCATTCCGCTGTTCACACTTCCTTTCTTCTGGAAGCAGTTCCCGGAATCATTGTCCTATCATATTGTGCGCAAGCAGGGCGCAGCCGTGGCAGGCATTTTGAATCAAATTCACCCGCAGGGTAATTATACAGCACAGGACGATTTTGAATATGAAGCTGTACAGAAGCGCGCTGAAGGTGCACCAGTCAAAAAGCTGTTTATCCATAACCGGGCATTAAGCACATTTGCTTTCTGGGTAGCGGTATTCAGCTGTCTGCTGATGATCTACGGACTTAACACATGGCTGCCGAAAATCATGCAAGGCTCCGGCTATGGCATCACCTCAAGCCTTTCCTTCGTGCTTGTACTCGCAGTTGGACAGATTGGCGGTTCACTGCTAGGTGGCTATCTGGTAGAAAAAGTAGGGCATCGTACCGTACTGGTGACCTACTTCTTACTTGGTTCCATTTGCTTCGTTTGCTTGAGTCTGACATCCAATACTGCTCTGTTATATATACTAATTGCGTTGGGCGGTGCTTGTACGGTCGGAACGCAAAACTTGATCAATCCATACATTTCCGAATTTTATCCGCGCGAAATCCGTGCTACAGGAGTTGGAGTGAGCGTAGGAGTTGGACGAATTGGTGCGATTCTGGCTCCCGTACTGATTGGCTTACTGCTGGCGACCAATATCGCTCCGCAAAAAGCATTTATGTTCTTCGCGATTCCCTGTCTGCTTGGTAGTGTCGCTTTCCTGCTTGTACAAGAGCGCTACGGCAATTTTGATAAGCCTCGGAGTGAGCGTTCCTCGCTAGCAAATCAAGCTAAACTCGCAGAATCACAGGCTTAA
- a CDS encoding M48 family metallopeptidase, translating to MNITINNETVHCHVEYSKRKKVAIQLDPNGLLTVKAPNGTSEEEIIRLVERNAKPILDYLHKLADRQPLPETRTYAEAEDTFMYLGKEQPLQSLISLEDADEEELRIRLKKFYFTSCKKIILERMQPYMKQLKVKPKSVDIVESTTRWGSCSYDKKLTFNYRLAMAPIEVIDYVIVHELCHLLHMNHDRSFWRKVGGLMPDYKDKEEYLARYGRYMSL from the coding sequence ATGAATATTACAATCAATAATGAAACTGTCCACTGTCATGTGGAATACTCCAAACGCAAAAAAGTAGCTATTCAGCTTGATCCGAATGGGTTGCTTACTGTCAAAGCACCGAATGGCACATCAGAGGAGGAGATTATTCGTCTCGTTGAGCGTAATGCCAAGCCTATTTTGGATTATCTGCACAAGCTGGCAGACCGTCAGCCGTTACCAGAAACGAGAACCTATGCCGAAGCCGAGGATACCTTTATGTATCTAGGTAAGGAGCAACCGTTGCAGTCGCTAATCTCGCTGGAGGATGCAGACGAAGAGGAGCTGCGCATTCGCCTGAAAAAGTTTTATTTTACGAGCTGCAAAAAGATTATTCTGGAACGAATGCAGCCATACATGAAGCAGCTCAAAGTGAAACCCAAAAGTGTAGATATCGTGGAATCGACCACTCGCTGGGGAAGCTGTAGTTATGATAAAAAGCTGACCTTCAACTATCGACTGGCGATGGCGCCTATTGAGGTAATTGATTATGTGATTGTGCATGAGCTGTGTCATCTGCTGCATATGAATCATGATCGTTCCTTTTGGCGCAAGGTGGGCGGATTGATGCCGGATTATAAGGATAAGGAAGAATATTTGGCACGGTATGGGCGCTATATGAGTCTTTGA
- the dhaK gene encoding dihydroxyacetone kinase subunit DhaK: MKKVMNRAEDMVLEMAKGMVLSHPELELIPKYKIIKKKQTNPNKVALISGGGSGHEPAHAGYIGEGMLDAAVCGDIFASPSQIQVYQAIKATAGEKGALLIIKNYSGDMMNFKNAAHLAEEDGIQVDYVKVDDDIAVEDSLYTVGRRGVAGTVLVHKIAGAAAEEGRDLQAVKAVAEKAAAHVRSIGFALTSCTVPAKGSPTFELGEQEMEYGVGIHGEPGIERIPTASAQELAKRMVNDLLRDMKLESGAEIALLINGFGATPLQELYLFNHDVIRELAERGIIIHRTFVGNYMTSIDMAGLSVTFMKLDDELKTLLSRPSDTPGFKVAGPVASVSYSEAAEELAEDRPVSYKVETEITAAEVKRDQLTLDNLIYLVDHMSEIIIDNEVPFCDLDSHAGDGDFGMSVAKGFRQLKREWKDILTEDDLTIGSFLHHVSLVIMESCGGASGPIWGSAFRAAGRAAGKHTVVNVSQFAEMLQAAVEGIQSTGERSFGRGAVVGDKTLIDALVPCADNWTQSAQNGDDMRTAFQKGAEAAVRGAESTKDIVARMGRAGAVGERSLGYPDAGAHALGVIFTALSEGLR; encoded by the coding sequence ATGAAAAAGGTCATGAATCGTGCGGAAGATATGGTATTGGAAATGGCAAAGGGCATGGTGCTCTCGCATCCTGAATTGGAGCTTATCCCCAAATATAAAATCATCAAGAAAAAGCAGACCAATCCTAATAAGGTAGCGCTGATCAGTGGCGGTGGTAGCGGGCACGAGCCAGCGCACGCGGGCTATATCGGTGAAGGCATGCTGGACGCAGCGGTATGTGGCGATATATTTGCTTCTCCATCGCAAATTCAAGTGTATCAAGCTATCAAAGCAACTGCCGGTGAAAAAGGTGCTCTGCTGATTATCAAAAACTATAGCGGCGATATGATGAACTTCAAAAATGCTGCCCATCTCGCAGAGGAAGACGGTATTCAGGTCGATTACGTCAAGGTGGACGACGATATTGCTGTTGAGGACAGTCTGTACACAGTCGGTCGCCGCGGCGTAGCAGGAACGGTGCTTGTACATAAAATCGCTGGTGCTGCTGCCGAGGAGGGACGTGATCTGCAAGCAGTCAAGGCTGTAGCGGAAAAAGCAGCTGCTCATGTGCGCAGCATCGGTTTTGCATTGACCTCATGTACGGTGCCTGCCAAAGGTTCACCGACCTTTGAACTGGGCGAGCAGGAAATGGAATACGGTGTCGGCATTCATGGTGAACCGGGTATTGAACGTATCCCTACTGCGAGCGCACAGGAACTCGCAAAACGGATGGTTAACGATCTGCTACGTGATATGAAGCTGGAATCAGGCGCTGAGATTGCCTTGCTAATTAACGGTTTCGGAGCGACTCCGTTGCAGGAGCTATATTTGTTTAACCATGATGTTATTCGCGAACTGGCGGAGCGTGGGATTATCATCCATCGTACGTTTGTTGGCAATTATATGACCAGTATTGATATGGCAGGCTTGTCCGTTACCTTTATGAAGCTGGACGATGAATTGAAGACACTATTATCTCGTCCAAGCGATACGCCAGGCTTTAAGGTAGCTGGTCCGGTTGCATCAGTGAGTTACAGTGAAGCTGCGGAGGAGCTGGCAGAGGATCGTCCTGTATCCTATAAAGTAGAGACAGAGATCACAGCTGCTGAGGTCAAACGCGATCAACTGACGTTAGATAATCTGATCTATCTGGTGGATCATATGAGCGAGATTATTATCGACAATGAAGTACCGTTCTGCGATCTGGATTCGCATGCGGGCGATGGCGATTTTGGTATGAGTGTAGCCAAGGGCTTCCGGCAGTTGAAGCGTGAGTGGAAAGATATTCTGACAGAAGATGATTTGACAATCGGTAGCTTTTTGCATCATGTATCGCTGGTTATTATGGAATCATGCGGTGGAGCATCCGGTCCGATCTGGGGCTCGGCATTCCGTGCAGCGGGTCGTGCAGCTGGCAAGCATACCGTGGTCAATGTCAGCCAGTTTGCCGAGATGCTGCAAGCGGCGGTAGAAGGAATTCAGTCTACCGGTGAACGATCCTTCGGTCGCGGTGCGGTCGTCGGCGACAAAACGCTGATTGATGCGCTTGTTCCATGCGCAGATAATTGGACCCAAAGTGCACAGAATGGCGATGACATGCGTACCGCTTTCCAAAAAGGAGCCGAAGCAGCGGTACGCGGTGCGGAAAGCACCAAAGACATCGTAGCTCGAATGGGTCGTGCGGGAGCAGTTGGCGAACGCAGTCTGGGTTACCCGGATGCTGGTGCACACGCACTGGGTGTTATCTTTACCGCGTTGTCAGAAGGATTACGTTAA
- a CDS encoding sensor domain-containing diguanylate cyclase has translation MNALFMDFLTIQLPTYFFLYMAITLLYRNRKSMINRIAALLMMALLLYFLFEYLKTSLLPEYQMQLVLYGSSPALLLFVSTLVHLSILMGDQITRPLRKWLPIVYASPYTLWLYFLLFWDHQKLYNVHVTDGRSPLHPTYLLVSIAFIIGYIFLSVLLLAYSWLRSREQRRKRIYRSLLLNDFQLFGTFALITVLLQSGVIITRVSMIFYFIGYLVWAMRLRHLIGKYNIMPDYRKLFQILFESAPNAILLLDLKGNVKEMNPRAQQWFSDIPMEQISTQFELENGQHLQQMLSSQTDQRPNGQHLEMRIQNQGQTHLDMIGGIDLITGANEDLFVLHLTDVTSLKETERRLIQSEQNYKHSAQHDVLTGLYNRAAVEEQLQLKMDHQERFALVMVDLNHFKPINDTYGHVVGDQYLQYVAQLLRTLAQKPGDLIGRIGGDEFVLLLAYPEHVDISQMVHTRLSLLDNKIFSQDDIEIPVSFAAGLSIYPQDAADIIGLLRYADQQMYNRKRQNRFDPILQVNE, from the coding sequence ATGAACGCTTTGTTCATGGATTTTTTGACTATTCAGCTGCCTACCTACTTTTTTCTTTATATGGCGATTACTCTGCTGTATCGCAATCGTAAAAGCATGATTAACCGCATCGCTGCGCTGTTGATGATGGCGCTGCTGTTGTACTTTTTGTTTGAATATTTGAAGACCTCGTTGCTGCCGGAATATCAGATGCAGCTGGTGCTGTACGGAAGCTCGCCTGCACTGCTGCTATTTGTTTCTACATTGGTGCATCTGAGTATACTGATGGGCGATCAGATCACCCGTCCTTTGCGTAAATGGTTGCCCATAGTATACGCATCACCGTATACGTTGTGGTTGTACTTTTTGCTGTTTTGGGATCATCAAAAGCTGTACAACGTGCATGTGACTGATGGGCGTAGCCCGCTCCATCCAACCTATTTGCTGGTGTCGATTGCGTTTATTATCGGTTACATCTTCCTATCGGTACTGCTGCTGGCGTATAGCTGGCTGCGTTCGAGAGAACAACGTCGTAAAAGAATTTATCGTTCGCTGCTGCTGAACGATTTTCAGCTGTTTGGTACATTTGCGTTGATTACTGTTTTGCTGCAAAGCGGTGTCATTATTACGCGTGTTTCGATGATCTTTTATTTTATCGGTTATCTGGTCTGGGCGATGCGGCTGCGTCATCTGATTGGCAAGTATAATATTATGCCGGATTATCGGAAGCTGTTTCAAATTTTGTTCGAGTCGGCGCCTAATGCGATTTTGCTACTGGATCTGAAGGGCAATGTCAAAGAAATGAATCCGCGCGCCCAGCAATGGTTTTCAGACATACCGATGGAACAAATCTCCACGCAGTTTGAATTGGAGAATGGGCAACATTTACAGCAAATGCTGTCTTCGCAGACCGATCAGCGACCAAATGGTCAGCATCTGGAAATGCGTATACAAAATCAGGGACAGACTCATCTGGATATGATTGGTGGCATCGACCTGATCACCGGAGCGAATGAAGATTTATTTGTGCTACATCTGACCGATGTAACATCACTCAAGGAAACCGAGCGGCGACTGATTCAATCGGAGCAAAATTATAAGCATAGTGCTCAGCATGATGTATTGACCGGATTATATAATCGGGCGGCAGTTGAAGAGCAATTGCAGCTGAAAATGGATCATCAGGAACGCTTCGCACTGGTTATGGTTGACCTGAATCATTTTAAACCGATTAACGATACGTATGGACATGTGGTCGGTGATCAGTATTTACAATATGTTGCTCAACTGCTACGTACTCTGGCGCAAAAGCCGGGTGATCTAATCGGTCGCATTGGTGGCGATGAATTTGTGTTGCTACTAGCTTACCCAGAACATGTTGATATTTCGCAGATGGTGCACACCCGACTATCCTTACTGGATAACAAAATCTTCTCTCAGGATGATATAGAAATTCCAGTTTCCTTTGCTGCCGGACTGAGCATCTACCCACAGGATGCGGCTGATATAATCGGCTTGCTGCGATATGCAGATCAGCAGATGTACAATCGCAAACGACAAAATCGCTTCGATCCTATATTGCAAGTCAATGAGTGA
- a CDS encoding TetR/AcrR family transcriptional regulator: MPTKTFFNLPEEKRQNLMNAAMREFSRASLADASIANIIKDACIPRGSFYQYFEDKADLFFYILEEHSASNRDLMMSLAVKHQGDLFASSAEFFQSTLHRFIHNEHRDFARNIFLNMNYKIEYKLILDVKNPTTRQRISEFYRSYMGLIDTSGLNIRSEQELFHLIKILRAIIIQNFIQFFAGEAEEQEVIRNFTLELELLQRGLYTPVDN, translated from the coding sequence ATGCCTACAAAAACCTTTTTTAATTTGCCGGAGGAAAAGCGGCAAAATTTGATGAATGCGGCGATGCGTGAGTTTTCTAGAGCTTCGCTGGCGGATGCGTCGATTGCAAATATCATAAAGGATGCTTGCATTCCGCGCGGCAGTTTTTATCAGTACTTTGAAGACAAGGCGGATTTGTTTTTTTACATTTTGGAGGAGCACAGCGCCAGTAACCGTGATCTGATGATGTCATTAGCGGTTAAGCATCAAGGCGATCTGTTCGCCTCATCGGCGGAGTTTTTCCAATCCACGCTGCATCGGTTTATACACAATGAGCACCGCGATTTTGCAAGGAACATTTTCCTCAATATGAACTACAAGATTGAGTACAAGCTAATTTTGGATGTGAAAAATCCCACCACTCGTCAGCGAATTAGTGAATTTTACCGCAGTTATATGGGATTGATCGATACGAGCGGGCTCAATATTCGTAGTGAACAGGAATTGTTTCATCTTATCAAAATCTTGCGCGCGATCATTATCCAGAATTTTATCCAGTTTTTTGCTGGGGAAGCGGAGGAACAAGAAGTGATCCGCAACTTCACACTGGAGCTGGAGCTGCTGCAACGAGGTTTGTACACCCCTGTGGACAATTAA
- a CDS encoding HlyD family secretion protein — MKRKIILSILIVLLVVSGGTIGYYYWYQSAHYVKSDDARITADQYKVMPQITAEIDHIDVEEGDVLTRNEPIAEQNVSGLDSSVISKSVLRAPINGTVIKVYSKEHEIASPSSAVAVMADMNNLYVSTNIEETDINRIKPGELVDVTLDAGGDQVIQGKVRKVGEASNSVFAVIAATNTSGNFNKVTQRIPVEVALNVPKGMTLIPGTNVEVKIHTS, encoded by the coding sequence TTGAAAAGAAAGATTATTTTGTCGATCCTGATTGTGCTGCTGGTCGTCAGTGGCGGCACCATCGGTTATTACTACTGGTACCAGAGCGCCCATTATGTGAAAAGCGACGATGCTCGCATTACGGCTGACCAGTACAAAGTGATGCCACAAATCACCGCAGAAATTGACCATATTGATGTGGAAGAAGGCGATGTGCTGACACGCAACGAGCCGATTGCCGAACAAAATGTATCGGGTCTCGATTCTAGCGTTATCAGCAAATCCGTTCTGCGCGCGCCAATCAATGGCACAGTGATCAAAGTATATTCCAAAGAACATGAAATTGCTTCTCCAAGCTCGGCGGTAGCGGTTATGGCGGACATGAACAATTTGTACGTATCGACCAATATCGAAGAAACGGATATTAACCGCATCAAACCGGGCGAACTGGTAGACGTGACGCTCGATGCTGGCGGCGATCAAGTTATTCAAGGGAAAGTACGCAAAGTCGGTGAAGCATCTAACTCCGTATTTGCTGTTATTGCTGCAACCAACACCAGTGGTAACTTTAACAAAGTCACCCAGCGTATTCCGGTTGAAGTTGCCCTGAATGTACCAAAAGGCATGACACTGATTCCGGGTACGAACGTGGAAGTGAAAATCCACACATCTTAA
- a CDS encoding DHA2 family efflux MFS transporter permease subunit codes for MVASEINAAAPPVDSPREKWFAFFAIVLGAFVAILNNSLINVAIPQLTTDLGSTTSRIQWVITGYTLASGIIVPITGFMEQRIGYKKFLIAALSLFTLGTVFCIFAWSDSSLIAARIVAGLGGGVIMPLSMTIVYKIIPREQIGMALGIWGIAAMAAPAIGPTLSGYLIEWFDWRFLFIVCVPVALFAILMVVLLIKEPPKGERVKFDSLGFILAATCAGTLLYALSSGSTDGWGSFKIVGLFFIAFWALVFLIFVESGQENPVIDISLFKNYKFAISVVTSSFVMMGLYGGTFLSPLFLQNIQAVSPVHTGIILLPQAIAMAVMMPFAGKLFDKIGIVPIGLVGLTLTSVMTYHLHTLTPQTPHLWLQIVLMFRGMGIGICMMPLSTVGMNAVPREKVGKASTASNLVRTIAGSMAIAILTFLMQNRTALHSQQISESITPDAAQTFQSMLGSSWTSTVSGLITLDAYSRGIADTFLVSSIPLFCSIPFVFLFISRRKHKQLQETKV; via the coding sequence ATGGTGGCTTCCGAAATTAATGCCGCTGCTCCTCCGGTCGATTCGCCGCGTGAGAAATGGTTCGCCTTTTTCGCGATTGTGCTGGGCGCCTTTGTGGCGATCCTTAATAACAGTTTGATCAACGTGGCGATTCCTCAGTTGACTACCGATCTGGGTTCAACCACATCGCGTATTCAATGGGTAATCACCGGTTATACACTGGCCTCCGGTATCATTGTTCCGATTACAGGCTTTATGGAACAACGTATCGGTTACAAAAAGTTTCTGATTGCGGCGTTGAGCTTGTTTACGCTCGGTACCGTATTTTGTATTTTTGCTTGGAGCGATAGCTCGCTGATTGCAGCTCGTATCGTCGCAGGTCTTGGCGGCGGTGTGATTATGCCGCTCAGTATGACGATTGTATATAAAATCATCCCGCGCGAACAAATCGGTATGGCGCTGGGGATCTGGGGGATTGCTGCCATGGCAGCACCTGCGATTGGTCCAACGCTCAGCGGTTATTTGATTGAATGGTTTGATTGGCGCTTCCTATTTATCGTCTGTGTACCTGTTGCACTGTTTGCGATTCTGATGGTCGTCCTGCTAATCAAGGAACCGCCCAAAGGAGAAAGAGTCAAATTCGACTCGCTCGGCTTTATATTGGCGGCTACCTGTGCAGGTACACTGCTGTATGCACTATCCAGTGGTTCGACCGATGGCTGGGGCTCATTCAAGATTGTCGGTTTATTCTTCATCGCCTTCTGGGCGCTTGTATTCCTAATCTTCGTGGAAAGTGGACAGGAGAATCCGGTTATCGATATCTCGCTGTTCAAAAATTATAAATTTGCAATTAGTGTAGTTACGTCAAGTTTCGTTATGATGGGGCTGTACGGTGGTACATTCCTATCGCCGCTGTTCCTGCAAAATATTCAAGCCGTATCGCCGGTACACACAGGTATTATCTTGTTGCCACAAGCGATTGCGATGGCGGTTATGATGCCATTTGCAGGTAAGCTGTTTGATAAAATCGGCATCGTGCCGATCGGTCTGGTCGGTCTGACATTGACCAGTGTGATGACATATCATCTGCATACGCTCACTCCGCAGACGCCGCATTTGTGGCTGCAAATTGTGCTGATGTTCCGCGGTATGGGTATCGGGATTTGTATGATGCCGCTCTCAACTGTCGGTATGAACGCCGTGCCAAGGGAGAAAGTCGGTAAAGCATCGACCGCGTCGAATCTGGTGCGAACGATTGCAGGTTCGATGGCAATCGCCATTCTGACCTTCCTCATGCAGAACCGGACAGCGCTGCACAGTCAGCAGATTTCCGAATCGATTACACCAGACGCAGCACAAACATTCCAATCTATGCTTGGTAGTTCATGGACATCGACCGTATCTGGTCTGATTACATTGGACGCGTACTCACGCGGGATTGCTGATACGTTCCTTGTATCGTCCATTCCGCTGTTCTGCTCGATTCCGTTCGTCTTCCTGTTCATCAGTAGACGCAAACATAAACAACTGCAGGAAACGAAGGTCTAA
- a CDS encoding efflux RND transporter periplasmic adaptor subunit, translating to MKMKKWEVTAGALLLSTVMLAGCSTANNDAAQEMSVNVKVASAQKGLIGQGDIYTGTVTPSETVNIMPKISGKVSSVSVDVGSEVKKGQVLLKLEDNDLRNDLSIAKSNVDAAAAGVNSARDSRESGLVSANSGVVSSKNGIISSKSSITQAKGNINSAQGAVNQAQTAAKQAQTAVSSADNSIKQAKEALDSAQKTLTRTQSLFDNSLATQADLEKAQAAQVSAQTAYDNAVNAKANAQDQLAGTQKSLETAQKALSTAQEAYSNATSSYENANSGYSNAQRQAEVAQSTAGVEASQQKLNQAQLNVQIAQDTLGDTIVKSPINGIITTKNAEVGEMAGPSAASLVIADLSTVNMLIYVPANEINQVKAGDQVQVRVTSSDIVTSGKVKNINPMDASGNGYPVQITVSNTDGKLKSGMLADISFVGKDAKQGLIVPSKAVQTDGDKHYVYVVTNGHAVRKEVKVGTASGSQVLITSGLKGGEKVAENNLALLGDNTPVTTSQY from the coding sequence ATGAAAATGAAAAAATGGGAAGTTACCGCCGGTGCCTTGCTGCTCAGCACCGTGATGCTCGCTGGTTGTTCCACAGCGAACAATGATGCAGCTCAGGAAATGAGTGTTAATGTTAAGGTTGCCAGCGCTCAAAAAGGTCTAATCGGTCAAGGCGATATTTATACCGGTACGGTTACGCCATCCGAAACAGTCAATATTATGCCAAAAATCTCCGGTAAAGTATCTTCGGTATCGGTGGATGTAGGTAGTGAAGTGAAAAAAGGGCAGGTCTTATTGAAGCTCGAAGATAACGATCTGCGCAACGATCTGTCGATCGCCAAATCGAATGTGGATGCAGCCGCAGCGGGTGTGAACAGCGCTCGCGATTCCCGTGAATCTGGGCTCGTATCTGCCAATTCTGGCGTAGTTAGCTCGAAGAACGGTATCATTTCATCCAAAAGTTCTATCACGCAAGCCAAAGGCAATATCAACTCTGCGCAAGGAGCAGTAAATCAAGCGCAAACAGCAGCGAAGCAAGCACAAACAGCAGTATCCAGCGCTGACAACTCGATCAAACAAGCGAAAGAAGCACTGGACAGCGCACAGAAAACACTGACTCGTACCCAATCGCTGTTTGACAATTCCTTAGCGACACAAGCTGATCTGGAAAAAGCACAAGCTGCACAAGTTAGCGCCCAAACAGCATACGATAATGCTGTTAACGCGAAAGCCAATGCTCAAGATCAACTGGCAGGTACACAAAAATCGCTGGAAACAGCGCAAAAAGCACTGTCAACTGCACAGGAAGCCTACAGCAATGCGACAAGCAGCTATGAAAATGCAAACTCCGGTTATAGCAACGCCCAGCGTCAGGCAGAAGTTGCACAGAGCACCGCAGGTGTGGAAGCTAGTCAGCAAAAACTGAATCAAGCGCAATTGAATGTACAGATTGCTCAGGATACATTGGGAGATACCATCGTTAAATCTCCTATTAACGGCATCATTACTACCAAAAATGCCGAGGTCGGCGAGATGGCTGGTCCTTCTGCAGCTTCACTCGTGATTGCTGATCTGAGTACAGTGAATATGCTGATCTATGTACCTGCGAATGAAATCAATCAGGTCAAAGCCGGTGATCAAGTACAGGTGCGTGTCACTTCATCCGATATCGTAACTAGCGGTAAAGTGAAAAACATCAATCCGATGGATGCGAGCGGTAACGGATATCCAGTACAAATTACAGTTTCCAATACCGATGGTAAACTGAAATCCGGTATGCTAGCAGACATCAGCTTTGTAGGCAAAGATGCCAAACAAGGTCTGATCGTACCAAGCAAAGCCGTACAAACCGATGGCGACAAGCATTATGTATACGTCGTTACGAACGGTCATGCTGTCCGCAAGGAAGTAAAAGTAGGAACAGCATCCGGTTCGCAAGTATTGATTACCAGTGGATTGAAAGGCGGCGAGAAGGTCGCTGAGAACAATCTGGCACTACTTGGTGACAATACGCCGGTAACAACTTCGCAATATTGA